A window of Gracilinanus agilis isolate LMUSP501 unplaced genomic scaffold, AgileGrace unplaced_scaffold57517, whole genome shotgun sequence genomic DNA:
TCAGAGCTAGGCCTGGTAGACATTGTTAGTCCAGCTCCCCGAAATGAGAAATGAGGAGGAATTCAGGGTTAGGGTTAAGGATTGGCCATTTTCCAGATCACAAGGTTGAGCAGAAACGGAGATGAGCCTTCAGCACAGGCATTCTGTTGCCTGCTCTGCtggggtttgggggttttttggtttgctttgtcTGTTTTTCTTCCAGGTTCTCTTCCTCAGCCCATTCTCCGGGCCTTGCCTAGTGCTAAGGTGTCCCTCAATGGAAGTGTGACCCTGACGTGCCTCCTGCCAGGAGCACAATCCCTTGGAAGGGTGACGTTTATGTGGCTGAAGGCAGGGAGCCCAGAACCCATAGGACGAGCCCTCCAGCAATCCCAGAGAAGGGCTGATTTTCCCCTCCTGACTGTGAGAGCCCAGGATACAGGGAGCTTCAGGTGCATTTACTATGAGAAGACAGCCCAGCCTAAGGCCTCAGAGCCCAGTGAGGCCCTGAATGTCTGTGTGACAGGTGAGAGAGGGCACCAGGCTCCGGGACCCAGAGCCGAGGGACTGGCGGTCACACAGGGAGGTTGGAGAGGGGAACTGGTCAGTGACTAGTGTACACGGGATTGAGCTAGGACAGAGGGCTCCTGGGGTGGCTGGCTGGGGATGGAAGAAGGGATCCCCTTAGCTAATGTCCCCTCCTTGAGGGACCAGAGGGAGACCCTCCTCCCCCAGGGAAGTCCAGTGAAAGGCAGAATTtccaggagcagagagagagggagaaaagagacttGGAAGATGGCCTGAGGGCTTCTGCCCTGGTGGTCAGCTCCTCCAGCCCTTAGACTGGACTCTGGGGGACCCCAGCCTGTGGTTGTGCCTTGGCTTCCAGACTACCAGAGCAGGCCCTCCCTGACAGTCGAGCCCAGCTCCAGCGTTTCTCTGGGAGAGAAGGTGACGTTCTGGTGCCAGGCAGCATCCTGTGGCATCAGATTCACTCTGCACAAGGACGGAGAGGACATGCCTGTGGACACCATCAATTCCACCCAGGGCATGGCTGGATTCCTCATCCCTCATGTGACCAGCAAGCACAGTGGGAGCTATAGCTGTCTCCATCACCCTGGAGAGGACATCCTCACCCCAGCCTGGCTCAGTGAGCCCTTGGAGCTTTCAGTGTATGGTGAGCAGGAGCCGCTGCTCCATAAAGCCACAGAATGGGGGACACGGAGGGTGGGAGGCAAGTCTTTCTGGAGGTCAGAGTCAGTACTTGAAGTTGTTCTCCAGTTTTAGGATGTAGAAAGTCACCTTTCAAGGGTGGTCACTGCCAGGGAACTCCCCTGCCTTTGTCTGCCCTTCTTTGCCTTTACCTCATGGTGGAAATGCTTTGGCCAAACAGGCGCCATAATATGCCAGAGAGCCGAGAATTGGTCTCCACATTCCCAGAAACCTTTTAGAATCAAGAGCAAAGTTAGGAATTGTTCATCTCCTTTGATTGGGAGATCCCCCTCCTGAGCAGATGAACCCCAAAGAGGTCAATCCACCAAGCAAGGGCTCATGTGGGGAAGAAATGATGGCCAGCAGCGCCCTTTCAGGAGTAAACACTGTCCTCCTCGTccatgacaaaagaagaaaatcccTTGTATTGCTTTGGGTCCGTGATAGGAGATTGTTGGCTGACTTATCCATGTCTCATCTGGTTTGCAGGGGAA
This region includes:
- the LOC123256277 gene encoding immunoglobulin superfamily member 1-like, which encodes SLPQPILRALPSAKVSLNGSVTLTCLLPGAQSLGRDTGSFRCIYYEKTAQPKASEPSEALNVCVTDYQSRPSLTVEPSSSVSLGEKVTFWCQAASCGIRFTLHKDGEDMPVDTINSTQGMAGFLIPHVTSKHSGSYSCLHHPGEDILTPAWLSEPLELSVY